The following proteins come from a genomic window of Populus nigra chromosome 6, ddPopNigr1.1, whole genome shotgun sequence:
- the LOC133696029 gene encoding uncharacterized protein LOC133696029, protein MALRLGMLKCTAEANNGCRLGIRKWTHVVAMAPPLDGALESSIASPQFTLPEFDANQDTSNSSSDFGFTFPGFSFGGSMELMAVPKRKVTPHKRGIRNGPKALKPSPVIIRCKSCGQVKLPHFYCCSGDRGKNETFHLPSDPRNARVTPLAEIRLHRTETVHRNSVTTNQVRGFKSNVKIKGLIARN, encoded by the exons ATGGCGTTAAGACTGGGAATGCTAAAATGTACTGCTGAAGCAAACAATGGGTGTAGGTTAGGAATCAGGAAGTGGACCCATGTTGTAGCCATGGCTCCGCCGTTGGATGGAGCCTTAGAAAGCTCGATTGCCTCTCCACAATTCACCCTGCCCGAGTTCGATGCAAACCAGGACACAAGCAACAGCAGTAGCGATTTCGGGTTCACGTTTCCGGGTTTTTCGTTTGGTGGGTCCATGGAACTCATGGCTGTTCCTAAAAGGAAG GTTACTCCCCATAAGAGAGGTATACGAAATGGGCCAAAGGCATTGAAACCATCACCAGTGATTATTCGCTgcaa GAGTTGTGGTCAAGTTAAGCTACCGCACTTCTACTGTTGCAGTGGAGACAGGGGGAAGAATG AGACGTTTCACCTCCCAAGCGATCCACGAAATGCTCGTGTGACGCCACTAGCTGAAATCAGACTACATCGCACCGAAACAGTACATCGTAATTCCGTTACAACCAATCAAGTGAGAGGCttcaaatcaaatgtcaaaatcAAGGGTCTGATTGCTCGAAACTAG
- the LOC133695700 gene encoding rhamnogalacturonan I rhamnosyltransferase 1 isoform X1: MEVVRSESGVRSEKIAAPVATVIARTKRFQVWFIRVCSSILLWTCLVQLLTVGELWHPSFMANTTVSIVKPPHHPPPLLPLRNYTSNGYLKVSCNGGLNQMRSAICDMVAVARLLNLTLIVPELDKTSFWADNRYFFCSWHAIIFFFFLQFCNINCTNSFCSTFEEIFDVKHFIDSLRDEVRIVRRLPKRFNRKYGYRVFEMPPVSWSQEKYYLQQILPLFSKRKVLHFNKTDARLANNGISIDLQKVRCRVNFQALKFTPEIESLGYKLVRILQERGPFVALHLRYEMDMLAFSGCTHGCTKEEAKELKRLRYAYPWWREKEIVSKERRSQGLCPLTPEETALILLALGFDKNTQIYIAAGEIYGSERRLAVLRAAYPRIVRKEMLLDPGELQQFQNHSSQMAALDFMVSIASDTFIPTYDGNMAKVVEGHRRYRGFKKTILLDRKRLVELLDLHQNGTLSWNEFAVAVRSAHEKRMGQPTRRRVIADKPKEEDYFYANPQECLCEGANCDDLLGPGNSSSIR, from the exons atggAGGTTGTTAGATCTGAGAGCGGAGTAAGGAGCGAGAAAATAGCAGCGCCGGTGGCTACAGTCATTGCTAGAACTAAGCGATTTCAAGTTTGGTTTATTAGGGTTTGTTCCAGTATTCTTTTATGGACCTGTTTGGTTCAGCTTCTTACGGTTGGAGAGTTATGGCATCCCAGTTTTATGGCCAACACCACCGTCTCCATCGTTAAACCCCCTCATCATCCCCCTCCCCTCCTTCCTCTTA GAAACTACACAAGTAATGGCTATCTTAAAGTGTCCTGCAATGGTGGCTTGAATCAAATGCGATCTGCG ATCTGTGACATGGTGGCTGTTGCCAGGCTTTTGAATCTCACTTTGATTGTCCCGGAACTTGATAAAACATCTTTCTGGGCTGACAACAGGTATTTTTTCTGTTCTTGGCAtgctatcatattttttttctttttgcagttCTGTAATATTAACTGTACAAATTCTTTCTGCAGTACTTTTGAGGAAATATTTGATGTGAAGCATTTCATTGACTCACTAAGAGATGAAGTTCGGATTGTCAGAAGGCTTCCAAAGAGATTTAATAGAAAATATGGATACAGAGTATTCGAGATGCCTCCAGTTAGTTGGTCACAGGAAAAATACTACCTGCAACag ATATTGCCACTTTTCAGTAAGCGAAAGGTGTTGCACTTCAATAAAACAGATGCGCGTTTGGCAAACAATGGGATTTCAATTGATCTTCAGAAAGTCAGGTGTCGTGTTAATTTTCAGGCACTGAAATTCACTCCTGAAATTGAATCTTTGGGGTACAAATTGGTTCGCATTCTACAGGAAAGGGGGCCTTTTGTGGCTTTGCATCTGCGATATGAGATGGACATGTTGGCTTTCTCAGGTTGTACTCATGGCTGCACCAAGGAAGAAGCTAAGGAGCTCAAGCGCTTAAG GTATGCATACCCTtggtggagagagaaagaaatagtGTCCAAGGAGAGAAGATCACAAGGTTTATGCCCATTGACACCTGAGGAGACAGCATTGATTTTGCTGGCATTGGGTTTTGACAAGaacacacaaatatatattgCAGCTGGTGAGATATACGGCAGTGAACGGAGACTTGCGGTACTAAGAGCTGCATATCCGAGGATT GTGAGAAAGGAAATGCTATTAGATCCAGGGGAGCTGCAGCAATTCCAGAACCATTCATCTCAAATGGCTGCTCTCGATTTCATGGTCTCAATAGCCAGTGACACTTTCATTCCCACCTATGATGGAAACATGGCAAAAGTTGTGGAAGGTCACCGCAG GTATCGTGGGTTTAAAAAGACAATCCTTCTAGACCGTAAAAGACTTGTAGAGTTGCTGGATTTGCATCAGAATGGGACACTCTCATGGAATGAGTTTGCAGTTGCTGTTAGATCGGCACATGAGAAGAGGATGGGACAGCCAACTCGACGTAGGGTTATTGCAGATAAACCAAAAGAGGaagattatttttatgcaaaCCCTCAAGAGTGCCTTTGTGAGGGAGCAAATTGTGATGATTTATTAGGACCTGGTAACTCAAGTTCAATTCGGTGA
- the LOC133695700 gene encoding rhamnogalacturonan I rhamnosyltransferase 1 isoform X2, producing the protein MEVVRSESGVRSEKIAAPVATVIARTKRFQVWFIRVCSSILLWTCLVQLLTVGELWHPSFMANTTVSIVKPPHHPPPLLPLRNYTSNGYLKVSCNGGLNQMRSAICDMVAVARLLNLTLIVPELDKTSFWADNSTFEEIFDVKHFIDSLRDEVRIVRRLPKRFNRKYGYRVFEMPPVSWSQEKYYLQQILPLFSKRKVLHFNKTDARLANNGISIDLQKVRCRVNFQALKFTPEIESLGYKLVRILQERGPFVALHLRYEMDMLAFSGCTHGCTKEEAKELKRLRYAYPWWREKEIVSKERRSQGLCPLTPEETALILLALGFDKNTQIYIAAGEIYGSERRLAVLRAAYPRIVRKEMLLDPGELQQFQNHSSQMAALDFMVSIASDTFIPTYDGNMAKVVEGHRRYRGFKKTILLDRKRLVELLDLHQNGTLSWNEFAVAVRSAHEKRMGQPTRRRVIADKPKEEDYFYANPQECLCEGANCDDLLGPGNSSSIR; encoded by the exons atggAGGTTGTTAGATCTGAGAGCGGAGTAAGGAGCGAGAAAATAGCAGCGCCGGTGGCTACAGTCATTGCTAGAACTAAGCGATTTCAAGTTTGGTTTATTAGGGTTTGTTCCAGTATTCTTTTATGGACCTGTTTGGTTCAGCTTCTTACGGTTGGAGAGTTATGGCATCCCAGTTTTATGGCCAACACCACCGTCTCCATCGTTAAACCCCCTCATCATCCCCCTCCCCTCCTTCCTCTTA GAAACTACACAAGTAATGGCTATCTTAAAGTGTCCTGCAATGGTGGCTTGAATCAAATGCGATCTGCG ATCTGTGACATGGTGGCTGTTGCCAGGCTTTTGAATCTCACTTTGATTGTCCCGGAACTTGATAAAACATCTTTCTGGGCTGACAACAG TACTTTTGAGGAAATATTTGATGTGAAGCATTTCATTGACTCACTAAGAGATGAAGTTCGGATTGTCAGAAGGCTTCCAAAGAGATTTAATAGAAAATATGGATACAGAGTATTCGAGATGCCTCCAGTTAGTTGGTCACAGGAAAAATACTACCTGCAACag ATATTGCCACTTTTCAGTAAGCGAAAGGTGTTGCACTTCAATAAAACAGATGCGCGTTTGGCAAACAATGGGATTTCAATTGATCTTCAGAAAGTCAGGTGTCGTGTTAATTTTCAGGCACTGAAATTCACTCCTGAAATTGAATCTTTGGGGTACAAATTGGTTCGCATTCTACAGGAAAGGGGGCCTTTTGTGGCTTTGCATCTGCGATATGAGATGGACATGTTGGCTTTCTCAGGTTGTACTCATGGCTGCACCAAGGAAGAAGCTAAGGAGCTCAAGCGCTTAAG GTATGCATACCCTtggtggagagagaaagaaatagtGTCCAAGGAGAGAAGATCACAAGGTTTATGCCCATTGACACCTGAGGAGACAGCATTGATTTTGCTGGCATTGGGTTTTGACAAGaacacacaaatatatattgCAGCTGGTGAGATATACGGCAGTGAACGGAGACTTGCGGTACTAAGAGCTGCATATCCGAGGATT GTGAGAAAGGAAATGCTATTAGATCCAGGGGAGCTGCAGCAATTCCAGAACCATTCATCTCAAATGGCTGCTCTCGATTTCATGGTCTCAATAGCCAGTGACACTTTCATTCCCACCTATGATGGAAACATGGCAAAAGTTGTGGAAGGTCACCGCAG GTATCGTGGGTTTAAAAAGACAATCCTTCTAGACCGTAAAAGACTTGTAGAGTTGCTGGATTTGCATCAGAATGGGACACTCTCATGGAATGAGTTTGCAGTTGCTGTTAGATCGGCACATGAGAAGAGGATGGGACAGCCAACTCGACGTAGGGTTATTGCAGATAAACCAAAAGAGGaagattatttttatgcaaaCCCTCAAGAGTGCCTTTGTGAGGGAGCAAATTGTGATGATTTATTAGGACCTGGTAACTCAAGTTCAATTCGGTGA
- the LOC133695700 gene encoding rhamnogalacturonan I rhamnosyltransferase 1 isoform X3 gives MNGLLVYGGNYTSNGYLKVSCNGGLNQMRSAICDMVAVARLLNLTLIVPELDKTSFWADNRYFFCSWHAIIFFFFLQFCNINCTNSFCSTFEEIFDVKHFIDSLRDEVRIVRRLPKRFNRKYGYRVFEMPPVSWSQEKYYLQQILPLFSKRKVLHFNKTDARLANNGISIDLQKVRCRVNFQALKFTPEIESLGYKLVRILQERGPFVALHLRYEMDMLAFSGCTHGCTKEEAKELKRLRYAYPWWREKEIVSKERRSQGLCPLTPEETALILLALGFDKNTQIYIAAGEIYGSERRLAVLRAAYPRIVRKEMLLDPGELQQFQNHSSQMAALDFMVSIASDTFIPTYDGNMAKVVEGHRRYRGFKKTILLDRKRLVELLDLHQNGTLSWNEFAVAVRSAHEKRMGQPTRRRVIADKPKEEDYFYANPQECLCEGANCDDLLGPGNSSSIR, from the exons ATGAATGGATTGCTGGTGTATGGTG GAAACTACACAAGTAATGGCTATCTTAAAGTGTCCTGCAATGGTGGCTTGAATCAAATGCGATCTGCG ATCTGTGACATGGTGGCTGTTGCCAGGCTTTTGAATCTCACTTTGATTGTCCCGGAACTTGATAAAACATCTTTCTGGGCTGACAACAGGTATTTTTTCTGTTCTTGGCAtgctatcatattttttttctttttgcagttCTGTAATATTAACTGTACAAATTCTTTCTGCAGTACTTTTGAGGAAATATTTGATGTGAAGCATTTCATTGACTCACTAAGAGATGAAGTTCGGATTGTCAGAAGGCTTCCAAAGAGATTTAATAGAAAATATGGATACAGAGTATTCGAGATGCCTCCAGTTAGTTGGTCACAGGAAAAATACTACCTGCAACag ATATTGCCACTTTTCAGTAAGCGAAAGGTGTTGCACTTCAATAAAACAGATGCGCGTTTGGCAAACAATGGGATTTCAATTGATCTTCAGAAAGTCAGGTGTCGTGTTAATTTTCAGGCACTGAAATTCACTCCTGAAATTGAATCTTTGGGGTACAAATTGGTTCGCATTCTACAGGAAAGGGGGCCTTTTGTGGCTTTGCATCTGCGATATGAGATGGACATGTTGGCTTTCTCAGGTTGTACTCATGGCTGCACCAAGGAAGAAGCTAAGGAGCTCAAGCGCTTAAG GTATGCATACCCTtggtggagagagaaagaaatagtGTCCAAGGAGAGAAGATCACAAGGTTTATGCCCATTGACACCTGAGGAGACAGCATTGATTTTGCTGGCATTGGGTTTTGACAAGaacacacaaatatatattgCAGCTGGTGAGATATACGGCAGTGAACGGAGACTTGCGGTACTAAGAGCTGCATATCCGAGGATT GTGAGAAAGGAAATGCTATTAGATCCAGGGGAGCTGCAGCAATTCCAGAACCATTCATCTCAAATGGCTGCTCTCGATTTCATGGTCTCAATAGCCAGTGACACTTTCATTCCCACCTATGATGGAAACATGGCAAAAGTTGTGGAAGGTCACCGCAG GTATCGTGGGTTTAAAAAGACAATCCTTCTAGACCGTAAAAGACTTGTAGAGTTGCTGGATTTGCATCAGAATGGGACACTCTCATGGAATGAGTTTGCAGTTGCTGTTAGATCGGCACATGAGAAGAGGATGGGACAGCCAACTCGACGTAGGGTTATTGCAGATAAACCAAAAGAGGaagattatttttatgcaaaCCCTCAAGAGTGCCTTTGTGAGGGAGCAAATTGTGATGATTTATTAGGACCTGGTAACTCAAGTTCAATTCGGTGA
- the LOC133696720 gene encoding transmembrane emp24 domain-containing protein p24delta9-like, whose amino-acid sequence MSRFNLYLLLITTVIAILSSTSKSIRFELESGNTKCIAEDIKSNSMTVGKYSIVNPHDGQPLPDSYKLTVRVTSSYGNNYHHSELVESGQFAFTASEAGDYMACFWAADHKPAVTLNIDFDWKTGVAAKDWTNVAKKGSVDVMELELKKMYDTVISVQEEMNYLREREEEMQDLNISTNVKMAWLSFLSIVVCLSVAGLQVWHLKTFFQKKKLI is encoded by the exons ATGTCAAGATTCAACCTTTATCTCCTTCTAATAACAACCGTGATTGCGATTTTATCCTCTACATCAAAATCAATTCGTTTCGAGCTAGAATCAGGAAACACGAAATGCATAGCAGAAGACATCAAAAGCAATTCTATGACTGTTGGGAAGTACAGTATTGTTAACCCCCATGATGGCCAGCCCTTGCCCGACTCGTATAAACTCACTGTCAGG GTGACATCGAGTTATGGGAATAATTATCATCATTCAGAGCTTGTGGAATCAGGGCAGTTTGCTTTCACGGCGTCGGAGGCAGGGGATTACATGGCGTGTTTTTGGGCGGCGGATCATAAGCCAGCAGTGACTTTGAATATTGATTTTGATTGGAAGACTGGTGTGGCTGCTAAGGATTGGACTAATGTTGCCAAGAAAGGCTCTGTTGAT GTTATGGAATTGGAGCTGAAGAAAATGTATGACACGGTTATTTCTGTTCAAGAGGAAATGAATTATCTTCGTGAAAG agaagaagaaatgcAAGATCTGAACATATCTACTAATGTAAAAATGGCCTGGTTGAGTTTTCTTTCGATCGTTGTGTGTTTATCCGTGGCAGGCTTGCAAGTGTGGCACTTGAAGACTTTTTTCCAGAAAAAGAAGCTCATTTAG
- the LOC133696719 gene encoding serine/threonine-protein kinase VIK-like — protein MSSDTPSSAADTNTAGASSSSPSETMTDKQKEKARVSRTSLILWHAHQNDAAAVRKLLEEDPSLVRAMDYDSRTPLHVASLHGWVDVAKCLIEFGADVNAQDRWKNTPLADAEGAKKHNMIELLKSYGGLSYGQNGSHFEPKPVPPPLPNKCDWEIEPSELDFSNSNIIGKGSFGEILKASWRGTPVAVKRILPSLSDDRLVIQDFRHEVNLLVKLRHPNIVQFLGAVTDRKPLMLITEYLRGGDLHQYLKEKGALSPSTAINFALDIARGMAYLHNEPNVIVHRDLKPRNVLLVNSNADHLKVGDFGLSKLVKVQNSHDVYKMTGETGSYRYMAPEVFKHRKYDKKVDVFSFAMILYEMLEGEPPFSDFEPYEAAKYVAEGHRPTFRSKGFNISDLRELTDQCWAADMNRRPAFLEILKRLEKIKENLPTDHHWNLFNP, from the exons ATGAGTTCCGATACTCCGTCCTCCGCCGCCGACACTAACACGGCTGGAGCTTCTTCTTCATCACCGTCGGAGACGATGACGGACAAGCAGAAGGAGAAAGCGAGAGTGAGCAGGACGTCGTTGATACTGTGGCACGCTCACCAAAACGACGCCGCTGCCGTCCGGAAGCTTTTAGAGGAAGATCCGTCTCTCGTTCGAGCTATGGATTACGATAGCCGGACTCCGCTCCACGTGGCATCTCTCCATGGATGGGTCGATGTCGCTAAGTGCTTGATTGAATTTGGAGCCGATGTCAACGCCCAAGATCGCTGGAAAAATACG CCACTAGCTGATGCAGAAGGCGCAAAAAAGCACAACATGATTGAACTGCTAAAATCATACGGTGGCTTGTCATAT GGCCAAAATGGAAGCCATTTTGAACCAAAGCCTGTTCCACCCCCTCTACCAAACAAGTGTGACTGGGAAATTGAACCTTCTGAGCTGGACTTCTCAAACTCAAACATTATTGGAAAG GGATCTTTTGGTGAGATTTTGAAAGCCAGTTGGCGTGGAACACCGGTAGCTGTCAAACGCATTCTTCCATCCCTCTCAGATGATAGATTGGTGAT TCAGGACTTCAGACATGAGGTTAATTTGCTAGTCAAGCTTCGCCATCCTAATATAGTCCAGTTTCTGGGAGCTGTCACTGATAGGAAGCCCCTTATGTTAATTACTGAATATCTACGAGGG GGTGATCTTCATCAGTACCTCAAGGAAAAGGGTGCACTAAGTCCATCAACAGCCATAAACTTTGCGTTGGACATTGCCAG AGGCATGGCATATCTTCACAATGAACCAAATGTCATTGTTCACAGAGACCTAAAACCAAG GAATGTTCTTTTAGTCAACTCCAATGCAGACCATTTGAAAGTTGGAGATTTTGGTCTAAGCAAGCTCGTCAAGGTTCAAAACTCACATGACGTGTACAAAATGACTGGCGAGACAGGAAGTT accgGTATATGGCTCCTGAAGTTTTCAAGCACCGGAAATACGATAAGAAAGTTGATGTTTTCTCTTTTGCAATGATACTGTATGAG ATGCTTGAAGGGGAGCCGCCCTTTTCAGATTTTGAGCCTTATGAAGCAGCCAAGTATGTGGCAGAAGGACACAGGCCAACATTTCGTTCCAAAGGATTTAATATCTCTGACCTCAGAGA GTTGACGGATCAGTGTTGGGCAGCTGACATGAATAGAAGACCTGCTTTCTTAGAAATTCTTAAGAGACTTGAAAAGATCAAGGAAAACTTACCGACAGATCATCACTGGAATTTATTCAATCCATAG
- the LOC133696096 gene encoding uncharacterized protein LOC133696096 has product MDSLTSVSPSMVLPLPLRRRRVLNSSSFSANNRRLPPPRISSFSSASHPLDFSRRSSRSRRRVSCRLASGSGDGDRDAKEEDNSNDDESEEVERALHLDGTIPGTSNEFVKQVSSRAYDMRRHLQQSFDSSSYDVLDANPWRETSKPVYVLTQRENQLCTMKTRRNRSEVEKELGLLFSKGGKWRSEIGSQTKQSRRGTKFQMLVEDVREGVLVFEDENEAVRYCDLLQGGGKGCEGVAEIEASSVFDLCQKMRALAVLFRRGRTPPLPQSLELNLRARKRSLEDQEDLV; this is encoded by the exons ATGGATTCACTTACCTCAGTTTCTCCTTCTATGgttctccctctccctctacGGCGTCGTCGAGTCTTAAATTCATCATCTTTCTCCGCTAATAATCGCCGTCTTCCTCCTCCTCggatttcttccttttcctctgCATCGCACCCTCTCGATTTTTCTAGAAGAAGTAGTAGATCAAGGAGACGAGTCTCTTGTAGATTAGCGAGCGGTAGTGGAGATGGAGATCGAGatgcaaaagaagaagacaacagCAACGATGATGAAAGTGAGGAAGTGGAGAGAGCGCTTCATTTAGACGGCACAATTCCAGGGACTTCAAATGAGTTTGTGAAGCAGGTTTCGTCTCGTGCTTATGATATGCGCAGACATCTTCAACAGAGTTTTGATAGTAGCAGTTATGATG TGCTGGATGCCAATCCATGGAGAGAAACCTCGAAGCCTGTGTATGTACTTACTCAAAGAGAAAACCAGTTGTGCACGATGAAAACTCGAAGAAATCGCAG TGAAGTTGAGAAGGAGCTTGGGCTACTGTTTTCCAAAGGAGGAAAGTGGAGGTCTGAAATAGGAAGTCAGACTAAACAGTCAAGAAGAGGAACAAAGTTCCAGATGCTTGTGGAGGATGTCAGGGAGGGAGTGCTT GTTTttgaagatgaaaatgaagCTGTAAGATATTGTGATTTACTTCAGGGAGGAGGTAAAGGTTGTGAAGGTGTTGCAGAAATCGAAGCCTCGTCA GTTTTTGATCTATGTCAGAAAATGAGGGCCCTTGCTGTTCTATTCCGGCGGGGTAGGACACCACCTCTACCTCAAAGCCTTGAGCTTAACTTGAGGGCTCGTAAGCGGTCCCTTGAAGACCAAGAGGACTTGGTGTGA